In a single window of the Leptospira sanjuanensis genome:
- the srp gene encoding sigma factor SigX-regulated lipoprotein: MKLKKLILSFTLLLFISNCGEKKDDSQNNALLLLALQNQNPGISGLYASLMARSNNGGGGNYSTGSVSPFALITQSQDCPRGGNMTLAGDLTQAMNGASMNAQFTGIKITYTACSLMAPNVESAGNSSQMLLEGELEQNGTMTVTVDPSSTQSLLKTTGNSSMTISSSSYKVNGYLYPKFEVTFTTTGSKTTIENANDMDKAVMTIEETVNISGYVGSEKVSGSHSYKTQLKLK; this comes from the coding sequence ATGAAACTTAAAAAACTGATTCTATCGTTTACTCTTTTGCTGTTTATTTCCAATTGCGGGGAAAAGAAAGACGATTCGCAGAATAACGCTCTTTTGCTGTTGGCTTTACAGAATCAAAACCCGGGTATCTCCGGTTTGTATGCTTCGTTGATGGCGCGCAGCAATAACGGAGGCGGCGGAAATTACTCGACCGGAAGCGTTTCTCCCTTCGCTTTGATCACCCAGTCGCAAGATTGTCCCAGAGGCGGAAACATGACCCTCGCCGGAGATCTTACGCAAGCCATGAACGGCGCTTCGATGAACGCTCAATTTACGGGAATCAAAATCACTTATACCGCTTGTTCTCTGATGGCGCCGAACGTGGAGTCCGCCGGTAATTCTTCGCAAATGCTTTTGGAAGGAGAGCTGGAACAAAACGGAACGATGACCGTGACCGTCGATCCTTCCTCGACTCAGAGTTTGCTCAAAACGACCGGGAACAGTTCGATGACGATCAGCTCCAGTTCTTATAAAGTGAACGGTTATCTGTATCCTAAGTTTGAAGTCACGTTTACGACTACCGGCTCGAAAACCACGATCGAAAATGCGAACGATATGGACAAGGCGGTTATGACGATCGAAGAAACGGTGAACATTTCCGGATATGTCGGGAGCGAAAAAGTATCCGGTTCTCATAGTTACAAAACACAGCTTAAATTGAAATGA
- the srp gene encoding sigma factor SigX-regulated lipoprotein, which produces MFQKIFFTLTTVLLVIQCGGKGGDDSNEQAALLLALMPKDQGISGVYAILAKQNGGGGGGAGAYSKGNVSPFQAYSGTYPCPRGGSDTANGDITMGMAGGVFTATLTAIKHTYTACSFLAPRIDGSSQDSSLLVLNGDVLQSGTISQTMDPANTSTLIKVTQSGSYNLSSSNYTVNGYLYPKFDLTFSTNNSKLTIENANDLDKATVTVDETTHVTGTIGDKSIDTTYTLKTTFKMK; this is translated from the coding sequence ATGTTTCAAAAAATATTCTTTACGCTGACGACCGTCTTGCTCGTGATCCAATGCGGAGGCAAAGGCGGAGACGATTCGAACGAACAAGCCGCGCTTCTTTTGGCGCTGATGCCTAAGGACCAGGGAATTTCCGGTGTGTATGCGATCTTAGCCAAACAAAACGGCGGAGGAGGAGGCGGTGCGGGAGCGTATTCCAAAGGAAACGTTTCTCCCTTTCAAGCATATAGCGGTACGTATCCTTGTCCGAGAGGCGGTAGCGATACGGCCAACGGAGATATAACTATGGGTATGGCGGGAGGCGTCTTTACCGCGACTTTGACCGCAATCAAACACACCTACACGGCCTGTTCTTTCCTCGCTCCTCGTATCGACGGATCCAGTCAGGATTCTTCGTTGCTGGTTCTGAACGGAGACGTTTTACAGTCTGGAACGATCTCTCAGACCATGGATCCGGCAAATACGTCGACTTTGATTAAAGTTACTCAGAGCGGAAGTTACAATCTTTCTTCCAGTAATTATACGGTGAACGGTTATCTTTATCCGAAGTTCGATCTTACGTTTTCCACGAACAATTCCAAACTTACGATCGAGAACGCGAACGATCTGGATAAAGCGACTGTGACCGTAGACGAAACGACTCACGTTACGGGTACGATCGGCGATAAGTCGATCGATACCACTTACACCTTAAAAACCACTTTTAAGATGAAGTAA
- a CDS encoding LA_0442/LA_0875 N-terminal domain-containing protein, giving the protein MLNRFLIFFLILIPFFVPIFTLNAKSVLLKNGRKIENVNVKIISSGFEVRYKDGKIERFSLQEVQKVHFSDSIPEKNSPVVSNQDKSKNSFQKTKNENPKEKEELVNPLSPNPNEESASPSEPKQKSKAAVVAEGLIPGWSRLVRSDSYSWKGVGFFLMAAELFLAYKSYVYLKAPTPGQEADLPPSSQMLIAIALNDNNLINVAFANSTYSNSQKVVLSDGTVMERDRYFQDRQMYVSAFVFVLLLDAFLGYRQEFRNVVPSFSVSFQHKEVSGGITIRF; this is encoded by the coding sequence ATGTTGAATCGATTCCTGATTTTTTTTCTGATCCTGATCCCCTTTTTTGTTCCTATCTTTACGCTGAATGCGAAGTCGGTTTTGCTTAAAAACGGCAGAAAGATCGAGAATGTGAACGTAAAAATCATCTCTTCGGGATTTGAAGTTCGTTATAAAGACGGGAAAATCGAACGATTCTCCCTGCAAGAAGTGCAGAAGGTTCATTTTTCGGATTCGATTCCGGAAAAAAACTCGCCCGTTGTTTCGAATCAAGATAAGTCAAAAAATTCTTTCCAAAAAACGAAAAACGAAAATCCGAAAGAAAAAGAAGAACTCGTAAATCCGCTTTCACCGAATCCGAACGAAGAATCGGCGAGTCCGTCCGAACCCAAACAAAAGTCGAAGGCCGCCGTCGTTGCCGAAGGTCTGATTCCCGGTTGGTCTCGTTTGGTTCGTTCCGATTCGTATTCTTGGAAAGGGGTAGGTTTCTTTTTGATGGCGGCGGAACTCTTTCTCGCTTATAAAAGTTACGTATATCTCAAAGCACCGACTCCGGGGCAAGAGGCGGATCTTCCTCCCTCTTCTCAGATGTTGATCGCTATCGCGCTGAATGATAATAACCTGATCAACGTGGCCTTTGCGAATTCTACCTATTCAAATTCTCAGAAAGTCGTTCTTTCGGATGGAACGGTGATGGAGAGGGACCGTTATTTTCAAGATAGACAAATGTATGTTTCAGCGTTCGTTTTCGTTTTATTGCTCGATGCGTTTTTGGGTTACCGTCAAGAATTCAGAAACGTTGTTCCTTCTTTCAGCGTTTCCTTCCAACATAAGGAAGTATCGGGAGGAATCACGATTCGTTTTTAA
- a CDS encoding RNA polymerase sigma factor, which translates to MSRSFEEQTFDFDGLYSRNYEIIYRFIISKGASVEEAEEVCQETFIKVLRYWGNYDPEKGNETSWILTIAKNHFLDSVKKKNTVQNKEIDNSQLYLEAIATTEKKSEEEDEQLDLLRKEIEQLPELERKIIRFRFMQKCTIQETANSLGISVRTVNRKTYASLQVLRLKLQRADFAFEGD; encoded by the coding sequence ATGAGCCGAAGTTTCGAAGAGCAAACTTTTGATTTCGACGGATTGTATTCGAGAAATTACGAAATAATTTATAGATTCATTATAAGCAAAGGAGCATCCGTTGAAGAAGCCGAAGAAGTTTGCCAAGAAACCTTTATCAAGGTACTGCGTTATTGGGGGAATTACGACCCCGAAAAAGGAAATGAAACCTCCTGGATACTGACGATCGCGAAGAATCATTTCTTGGACTCGGTTAAAAAGAAGAATACGGTTCAAAATAAGGAAATCGATAATTCGCAGTTGTATTTGGAAGCGATCGCAACTACGGAAAAAAAATCGGAAGAAGAAGACGAACAATTGGATCTTCTTCGAAAAGAGATCGAACAATTACCGGAATTGGAAAGGAAAATCATCCGATTTCGGTTTATGCAGAAATGCACGATTCAGGAAACGGCAAACTCATTGGGAATATCGGTGCGTACGGTAAATCGCAAGACTTACGCTTCGTTACAAGTATTAAGATTGAAACTGCAACGCGCAGATTTCGCTTTTGAAGGTGATTAG
- the rsx gene encoding LIMLP_03685 family anti-sigma factor, protein MSTNQNQSRRTQMQRALANEMTRKELLEFLNDPRSKKEFFELMKLKNKIGSLEPNSGKEENVSSIRNFQFSEYSKNGILAAACLFLLGILGFYFLFFFREETRFETVKSVTTGSCEMKNEKRSLLLKSGKESLCDYKIEGELGLVVRLLPDSEFKIFSGESEIDLELNSGIVIFTTYKKNPSLKVTARVHSLYSELLGTTLVLTAKRNQEKDRILVLEGAVRARGIEQKLKITADIYAEYSVFEKEKAGSSSEIRIEVEKIQSIELDRYKKLSQDSRKTVNGDETNHNRETMTLVQKEFSGKNPSSEPVYKIVLKDKKAYLGTLEEEEKIYVLTDSKGNVTRIDKTEVLELELFHE, encoded by the coding sequence ATGTCAACGAATCAAAATCAAAGCCGAAGAACCCAAATGCAGCGCGCGTTGGCAAACGAAATGACAAGAAAAGAGCTCTTGGAATTTTTAAACGATCCCCGATCCAAAAAAGAATTCTTCGAGTTGATGAAATTAAAAAATAAAATCGGATCACTCGAACCGAACTCAGGGAAAGAGGAAAACGTTTCCTCAATCAGGAATTTTCAATTCTCTGAATATTCTAAAAATGGAATATTGGCCGCCGCGTGCCTGTTTTTACTCGGAATTCTCGGGTTCTACTTTCTCTTTTTCTTCCGTGAGGAAACGCGCTTTGAAACCGTAAAATCCGTTACAACCGGCTCCTGCGAGATGAAAAACGAAAAACGTTCCCTTCTTCTCAAATCCGGAAAAGAATCCTTATGCGATTACAAGATCGAGGGAGAATTGGGTTTGGTCGTCCGTCTTCTTCCAGACTCGGAATTCAAAATTTTTTCGGGAGAATCCGAAATCGATCTGGAACTAAATTCAGGAATTGTAATATTTACGACATATAAGAAAAATCCTTCCTTAAAAGTTACCGCCCGGGTTCATTCCCTATATTCCGAGTTGTTAGGAACGACACTCGTATTAACCGCAAAACGCAACCAGGAAAAAGATAGAATCCTCGTTCTGGAAGGCGCGGTTCGAGCTCGCGGAATCGAGCAGAAACTCAAAATCACCGCGGATATCTATGCCGAGTATTCCGTCTTCGAAAAAGAAAAAGCCGGATCGTCTTCGGAGATTCGAATCGAGGTCGAAAAAATTCAATCGATCGAACTCGATCGATACAAAAAACTTTCGCAGGATTCCCGGAAAACGGTAAACGGAGACGAGACGAATCATAACCGCGAAACGATGACCTTAGTTCAGAAAGAATTCTCCGGTAAAAATCCGTCGTCCGAACCCGTATACAAAATCGTCTTAAAGGATAAAAAGGCGTATTTAGGCACCTTGGAAGAAGAGGAAAAAATTTATGTTCTAACCGACTCGAAAGGAAACGTAACGAGAATCGACAAAACCGAGGTGTTGGAGTTGGAACTGTTTCATGAATGA
- a CDS encoding globin family protein, whose product MNMTENQLKSLIASFDIINLDRIKFAELFFFYLKENNSKYEDIFSRLQLEEVRSFMNSARNIVLSSSQQIQFEKAIHSFGMECIKICNRAEELPLLEKAWIFALEEWLGPWYTHEVEDSWEEVFKAIYAASAETLQWS is encoded by the coding sequence ATGAATATGACGGAAAATCAACTCAAGAGTTTAATCGCTTCATTTGACATCATCAACTTGGATCGAATTAAATTCGCCGAATTGTTTTTCTTTTATCTGAAAGAAAATAACTCGAAATACGAGGATATATTCAGCAGACTTCAGCTCGAAGAAGTTCGATCCTTTATGAACTCGGCGAGAAATATCGTCCTTTCCAGTTCCCAACAAATACAATTCGAGAAGGCGATTCATTCTTTCGGAATGGAATGTATTAAAATCTGCAACCGAGCGGAAGAGCTTCCTCTTTTGGAAAAAGCTTGGATCTTTGCGCTTGAGGAATGGCTCGGGCCTTGGTATACGCACGAAGTCGAGGACAGTTGGGAAGAAGTTTTTAAGGCGATCTACGCAGCTTCGGCGGAAACTCTCCAGTGGAGCTGA
- a CDS encoding TIGR04452 family lipoprotein, with product MMVRIRIDRFLSFVLFLTFSCAYLNVNPSLVTGAEAKEIINDRLLLSRIVYFMALGEPEPVRSNAAAGLTLTVLIPDGIGIDEKKMYQKDAVDECADQIFFVSLISTGLSTFVCKATNPPISIPVISRKL from the coding sequence ATGATGGTTCGTATTCGGATCGATCGGTTTTTATCGTTCGTTTTGTTTCTAACGTTCAGCTGCGCCTATTTGAACGTGAATCCCAGTCTTGTCACCGGAGCGGAAGCGAAAGAAATCATCAACGATCGACTTCTCTTAAGTCGAATCGTTTACTTTATGGCTTTGGGCGAACCGGAGCCGGTTCGTTCGAACGCCGCGGCCGGATTGACGCTCACCGTCTTGATTCCCGACGGTATCGGGATCGACGAAAAGAAAATGTATCAGAAAGATGCGGTGGACGAATGCGCGGATCAGATCTTCTTCGTATCCCTGATCTCTACCGGACTTTCGACGTTCGTTTGCAAAGCGACCAACCCTCCGATCAGTATTCCCGTTATCAGTAGAAAATTATAA
- a CDS encoding septum formation inhibitor Maf: protein MKRLILLWILIGFLPYCKESVPPSAIATPTDPRERFRSYWEAGTAEISTYNLSQVRYGENHAGKAILVFVTEDFSKTKQVKLDQPELAENDRAKVLKLNFVKNFVTGIYAYSMTLSVFTPLEADKYPHTLKESMSSQEWCGNAFAQLNLDKDQFRIESYSYFESEGDTKFFLKIEILEDELWNRIRLDPESVPTGEVTLIPGLFHVRLNHKELKPLKAVVTKQNQENDFIYTIWYPEEERTLKIRTDSSFPFKILAWEETFLDFNGHLMTTYAVLDASIQSDYWNRNKNEFRDLRKKLKLTEDSLF from the coding sequence ATGAAGCGGCTCATTCTACTTTGGATTCTCATCGGATTTTTACCCTATTGTAAAGAATCCGTTCCACCGTCCGCAATCGCGACTCCTACCGATCCGCGGGAGCGCTTCCGTTCGTATTGGGAAGCGGGAACCGCCGAGATTTCGACTTACAATCTGAGCCAGGTTCGTTACGGAGAAAATCATGCGGGCAAGGCGATTCTTGTGTTCGTTACGGAAGACTTCTCCAAAACGAAACAAGTCAAACTCGATCAACCCGAACTCGCCGAAAACGATCGCGCCAAAGTATTAAAGCTCAACTTCGTAAAGAATTTCGTGACGGGGATTTACGCGTATTCGATGACCCTTTCCGTTTTTACGCCGTTGGAAGCGGACAAATATCCGCATACGTTGAAGGAGTCCATGTCCTCTCAGGAATGGTGCGGAAACGCATTCGCACAATTGAATTTAGATAAGGATCAATTCAGAATCGAATCGTATTCTTATTTCGAGTCGGAAGGGGATACGAAGTTCTTTTTAAAAATCGAAATTCTCGAAGACGAACTCTGGAACCGAATCCGTTTGGATCCGGAGTCCGTACCTACCGGAGAAGTCACGTTGATACCCGGGTTATTTCACGTACGACTCAATCATAAGGAATTAAAACCACTCAAAGCGGTCGTTACGAAGCAGAACCAGGAAAACGATTTTATCTATACGATCTGGTATCCGGAAGAGGAAAGGACTCTGAAGATCAGAACGGATTCTTCATTTCCGTTTAAAATTCTCGCATGGGAGGAAACCTTTTTGGATTTCAACGGACATTTAATGACTACCTATGCGGTGTTGGACGCGAGCATCCAGAGCGATTATTGGAATCGAAACAAGAACGAATTCCGGGATTTGAGGAAAAAACTCAAACTTACCGAAGACTCTTTGTTTTAA
- a CDS encoding NADH-quinone oxidoreductase subunit N has protein sequence MNLIPNVLDLFSILPALILATGGVVLICLSVIFKTKEFLFVRYVSGLILLIALASVFYTAFRFPGNGVYFGGQIENSVLSFWLNLIYISMAIGTAAVVPRILKNHKIEFPEFYPLLLFATCGMMLMTSGQDFILVFVALELMSICLYILIGMARSDLFSLEATLKYFLLGSFSSGFMLMGIAFLFGGSGSTNMTAALKPLLIAGYQGNFAKIGLVLFITGVAFKIALFPYHAWTPDAYEGALTPVTGYMSTAAKAASIGLLLVLYTKLPLPLEDSTWAWLPGILALLSMVYGNLLALKQENLKRMLAYSSIAHAGYVVAGISAGIKEEVLFYLIVYSFMSLGAFAILAYLEEGTRQVTFFSVQSLSGAKPFTAIAINIFFMSLAGVPPFGGFWAKLFLFQKLAESEHLMNRILLIGGVTNSALALYYYLRIGIATFMSSDEGEISRNHAAPFSVGVTAVVVVCFFMVALGWFLLVPGNLLAIGALQYLSY, from the coding sequence ATGAATCTAATCCCGAACGTCCTCGATCTATTTTCCATTCTTCCCGCGTTGATTCTCGCTACGGGCGGGGTAGTGCTCATCTGTCTTTCCGTAATATTTAAAACGAAAGAATTCCTCTTCGTGCGATACGTGTCCGGTTTGATTCTTTTGATAGCGCTCGCGAGCGTCTTTTATACGGCGTTTCGTTTTCCGGGAAACGGGGTCTATTTCGGCGGTCAGATCGAAAACTCGGTCTTGTCCTTTTGGCTGAATCTGATCTACATCTCGATGGCGATCGGAACAGCGGCGGTCGTACCGAGAATATTAAAGAATCATAAAATAGAATTTCCCGAGTTTTATCCGCTCTTGCTTTTCGCAACGTGCGGGATGATGTTGATGACGAGCGGACAGGACTTTATTCTCGTTTTTGTCGCCCTCGAACTCATGAGCATTTGCTTATACATTCTGATCGGGATGGCGAGAAGCGATCTGTTTTCCTTGGAAGCTACGTTGAAATACTTTCTGCTCGGAAGTTTTTCCTCCGGGTTTATGTTGATGGGAATCGCGTTTCTTTTCGGAGGAAGCGGTTCTACCAATATGACTGCGGCGTTAAAACCGCTCCTCATCGCAGGGTATCAAGGAAACTTCGCAAAGATCGGACTCGTGTTGTTCATCACGGGAGTCGCGTTTAAGATCGCGCTTTTTCCGTATCACGCGTGGACCCCGGACGCGTACGAAGGAGCGTTGACTCCGGTAACGGGTTATATGTCCACCGCCGCAAAGGCCGCGTCGATCGGACTTCTTCTTGTGCTCTATACGAAGCTACCGCTGCCTTTGGAAGACAGCACCTGGGCTTGGTTGCCTGGAATTCTTGCGTTGTTGTCGATGGTCTACGGAAACCTGCTCGCATTAAAACAGGAAAATTTAAAGCGAATGCTCGCATATTCTTCGATCGCACACGCGGGTTACGTTGTGGCGGGAATTTCCGCGGGAATCAAGGAAGAAGTTCTTTTTTATCTCATCGTATATTCGTTCATGAGTTTGGGAGCGTTTGCGATTCTCGCGTATTTGGAGGAAGGAACCAGACAAGTGACGTTCTTTTCCGTTCAATCCTTATCGGGAGCGAAACCGTTTACTGCGATCGCAATCAACATATTCTTTATGTCCTTGGCGGGAGTTCCTCCGTTCGGAGGATTTTGGGCGAAGTTGTTTCTTTTTCAAAAACTCGCCGAATCCGAACATCTGATGAACCGCATTCTTTTGATCGGTGGCGTGACCAACTCTGCGCTTGCGCTCTATTACTATCTGCGGATCGGAATCGCGACTTTTATGAGCAGCGACGAGGGAGAAATTTCCCGCAATCATGCCGCACCGTTTAGCGTCGGAGTGACCGCAGTCGTTGTGGTTTGTTTCTTTATGGTCGCGCTCGGTTGGTTTTTACTCGTTCCGGGAAATCTTCTCGCGATCGGCGCTTTGCAATATCTGAGCTATTGA
- a CDS encoding NADH-quinone oxidoreductase subunit M, with protein MDFPPYILSIFLFLPLIGVPFLFFSNSVYWLRTVAGSFTLVPFLIIVGLYFQYDPSNSALQFVDRIWGIVVSGNLRVDYHIGLDGFSLLLCGMSSLLFFLSTLATWSSITNRIREFYVYLMIVEMSVHGVFLSGNLVLFYIFWEAMVSPMVLMVGIWGEDQRVKAAIKYLIFSFTGSVLMLAGILILYFKTGTIVIEELSTGLLPEIPKNIRLFMFFAFVLAFAIKVPLFPLHTWMPDVHSQAPTVGSVDLSGILLKIGLYGFVRLAIPLFPEEMLEYRELLGGLCIAGIIYGAVIAMAQENSKRVVAFSSLSHMSFCMLGILSFTEEGMAGGMLQMLNHGFTAGMLFFMLGMLHERIGNNDIAKAGGLSKLLPVFSVFFAIAVFSSLGVPGTNSFIGEFLIILGSIKANVVYGALAATGVVFAAGYLLLFAKRMIFGEPSKNLIEHHDLSLKEWIILIPTVVMIFWIGVYPKPFLKVLEPSVKVALNSASAKAIQDRTASSFKETDLNGKTVDNARKYVSYRSLGEEPGDYEERLNGFQSKYSLPKSIRKGKETSPPGDEEAQK; from the coding sequence TTGGATTTCCCGCCGTATATATTGAGTATTTTTTTGTTTCTGCCACTGATCGGAGTGCCGTTCTTATTTTTTTCCAATAGCGTCTATTGGTTGCGGACCGTCGCGGGATCGTTCACTCTCGTTCCGTTTTTGATCATCGTCGGATTGTATTTCCAATACGATCCTTCTAACTCGGCTCTTCAATTCGTGGATCGCATCTGGGGAATCGTAGTTTCCGGAAATCTCCGTGTCGATTATCATATCGGACTCGACGGATTCAGTCTTCTGCTTTGCGGAATGTCTTCTTTGCTTTTCTTTCTTTCCACGCTCGCCACTTGGTCGAGCATCACGAATCGTATCCGCGAATTTTATGTTTATCTAATGATCGTGGAGATGAGCGTTCACGGAGTGTTCTTGTCCGGGAACCTCGTTTTGTTTTACATCTTCTGGGAAGCGATGGTTTCTCCGATGGTTCTGATGGTCGGAATCTGGGGAGAGGATCAGCGCGTAAAGGCAGCGATCAAATATCTGATCTTCTCGTTCACCGGATCGGTGTTGATGCTTGCGGGAATTCTAATCCTGTATTTCAAAACCGGAACGATCGTGATCGAAGAGTTGTCCACGGGACTTCTACCCGAAATTCCGAAGAACATCCGATTGTTTATGTTCTTTGCGTTCGTTCTTGCGTTCGCGATCAAAGTGCCTTTGTTTCCGCTTCATACTTGGATGCCGGACGTTCACTCGCAGGCGCCTACTGTCGGTTCGGTGGATCTTTCCGGAATCTTATTGAAGATCGGTTTATACGGATTTGTTCGACTTGCGATTCCGCTCTTCCCCGAAGAAATGTTGGAATACAGGGAACTTCTCGGAGGACTTTGTATCGCGGGAATCATCTACGGCGCGGTCATTGCGATGGCTCAGGAGAATTCCAAACGAGTCGTCGCGTTTTCATCCTTGTCGCACATGAGTTTTTGTATGCTCGGTATTTTGAGTTTTACGGAAGAAGGGATGGCCGGAGGAATGCTTCAGATGTTGAACCACGGATTCACCGCGGGGATGCTCTTCTTTATGCTCGGAATGTTGCATGAAAGAATCGGCAACAACGACATCGCAAAGGCGGGCGGTTTGTCCAAACTCCTGCCGGTTTTTTCCGTGTTTTTTGCGATCGCTGTATTTTCCTCGCTCGGAGTTCCCGGAACCAACAGCTTTATCGGAGAATTTTTAATCATACTCGGAAGCATCAAAGCAAACGTCGTATACGGTGCGTTAGCCGCCACCGGAGTCGTGTTCGCCGCGGGTTATCTTTTGTTGTTCGCAAAAAGGATGATTTTCGGAGAGCCTTCCAAAAATCTGATCGAACATCACGATCTCAGTTTGAAAGAATGGATCATTCTGATCCCTACGGTCGTAATGATTTTCTGGATCGGAGTTTATCCAAAACCGTTTTTAAAAGTATTGGAACCGTCGGTTAAAGTCGCATTAAATTCGGCGTCCGCAAAAGCGATTCAGGATCGTACGGCGAGTTCGTTTAAAGAAACGGATCTAAACGGAAAGACGGTGGATAACGCGAGAAAATACGTTTCCTACCGTTCTCTCGGCGAAGAACCGGGCGATTACGAAGAGCGTCTGAACGGTTTTCAAAGTAAATATTCTCTGCCAAAATCAATCCGCAAAGGAAAGGAAACTTCTCCGCCAGGGGACGAGGAGGCTCAAAAATGA